A portion of the Cervus canadensis isolate Bull #8, Minnesota chromosome 26, ASM1932006v1, whole genome shotgun sequence genome contains these proteins:
- the LOC122428001 gene encoding F-box only protein 27-like, whose amino-acid sequence MQAAAAGPGEKTMGASTSWGLLPRVPAPHHEPQEVPGPDHLPIELLREVLSYLPPSTLLRQCRLVCRRWREVVDGRDLWLSILPWKHPDLWPVILTCLPPAGDPGPCILGRFCELRPIGRKLTVNPPGERRPLELCWYKGEILDLEEEGLWRELLDSGKIWISVCRRWTEQQGSDRMYQLVVKLLDANYATLHYFLHKRFPFRPRTGSFSFRIMHAFTNIKKGVCFVLFDHSVEGYDSWPEQCGVSRPRPSVIVRIRP is encoded by the exons ATGCAGGCAGCAGCCGCGGGGCCTGGCGAGAAGACCATGGGCGCCTCAACCTCCTGGGGCCTGCTCCCCCGCGTCCCAGCTCCGCACCACGAACCACAGGAGGTTCCGGGCCCGGACCATCTGCCCATCGAGCTGCTCCGGGAGGTGCTGAGCTACCTGCCCCCAAGCACGCTGCTCCGGCAGTGCCGCCTGGTGTGCCGGCGCTGGCGAGAGGTGGTGGACGGCAGGGACCTGTGGCTGAGCATCCTGCCCTGGAAACACCCCGACCTGTGGCCCGTCATCCTCACCTGCCTGCCCCCTGCTGGCGACCCCGGGCCCTGCATCCTGGGCCGCTTCTGCGAGCTCAGACCCATAGGGCGCAAGCTCACCGTGAACCCCCCCGGAGAAAGAAGACCTCTGGAACT GTGTTGGTACAAGGGAGAAATTTTGGAtctggaggaggagggcctgTGGCGGGAACTCCTGGATAGTGGAAAGATTTGGATTTCTGTCTGTCGCCGCTGGACAGAACAACAAGGCAGTGACCGGATGTATCAGCTAGTCGTCAAGCTTCTAGATGCCAACTATGCCACTTTGCATTATTTCTTACATAAACGTTTTCCCTTCCGTCCGCGGACAGGCAGCTTCTCCTTTCGGATCATGCATGCGTTCACCAACATCAAGAAGGGCGTCTGCTTTGTGTTGTTTGACCACAGTGTCGAGGGCTATGACTCGTGGCCTGAGCAGTGTGGAGTCTCCAGGCCCCGGCCCAGTGTCATCGTACGGATCCGTCCCTAG